One genomic window of Bacillota bacterium includes the following:
- a CDS encoding (deoxy)nucleoside triphosphate pyrophosphohydrolase → MQDVTAAIVLNEAGEVLLARRAPSEKHAGSWEFPGGKVEARETPEECLVREMMEECGVRVGIKSFVAESVYLTAGGAIRLLAYRCEIIAGHLTMSVHDAYRWVRPSELLTYSLLPADVPIAKRCQQGFGE, encoded by the coding sequence ATGCAGGATGTTACGGCGGCGATTGTGTTGAATGAGGCGGGAGAGGTGCTGCTGGCGCGCCGCGCCCCTAGTGAAAAGCATGCCGGTAGCTGGGAATTCCCCGGTGGAAAAGTGGAGGCCCGTGAGACGCCCGAAGAGTGTTTGGTGAGAGAAATGATGGAAGAATGTGGCGTTCGTGTTGGCATTAAGTCTTTTGTAGCCGAAAGTGTTTACCTGACCGCTGGTGGCGCTATTCGCCTACTGGCCTATAGGTGCGAGATTATAGCCGGCCATCTCACTATGTCTGTGCACGACGCCTATAGATGGGTAAGGCCGAGCGAGCTGCTTACGTACAGCCTGCTTCCGGCCGATGTTCCTATCGCCAAGCGCTGCCAGCAAGGTTTTGGCGAGTAA